The following coding sequences are from one Capsicum annuum cultivar UCD-10X-F1 chromosome 3, UCD10Xv1.1, whole genome shotgun sequence window:
- the LOC107864050 gene encoding epoxide hydrolase A (The sequence of the model RefSeq protein was modified relative to this genomic sequence to represent the inferred CDS: added 39 bases not found in genome assembly), with product MEKIEHKMIAVNGINMHVAEIGEGPAVLFVHGFPELWYSWRHQMLYLSNKGYRAIAPDLRGYGDTDCPSAIDSYTALHIVGDLVALLDVLELEKVFLVGHDWGASICWYFCLFRPDRIKALVNMSVEFRPRNPLRKPTDMMREFLGDDYYMCRFQKPGEVEEEFASIDTAKILIGFLSSRDTSPPRVPKEIGFHQVFAQSPATLPSWLTAEDVNYFAQKLNKTGFTGGLNYYRNLDKNWELTAPFRGCKIHVPTKFIVGDLDITYHVPGIKEYIHNGGFKKEVPNLQEVVVMEGVAHFINQEKPDEISAHIYDFIQKF from the exons ATAAATATGCATGTTGCAGAAATTGGTGAAGGTCCAGCAGTTCTATTTGTACATGGCTTCCCTGAGTTATGGTATTCATGGCGCCATCAAATGTTATACCTTTCTAACAAAGGTTATAGAGCCATTGCTCCTGATCTTCGTGGCTATGGAGACACTGATTGTCCATCGGCAATTGATAGTTACACTGCGCTTCAcattgttggtgacttagttgctctGCTAGATGTTCTTGAACTAGAGAAAGTGTTTTTAGTTGGACATGATTGGGGTGCTTCAATATGCTGGTATTTCTGCTTGTTTCGTCCTGATCGTATTAAGGCTTTGGTTAATATGAGTGTTGAGTTCCGTCCCAGGAATCCATTGAGAAAACCAACGGATATGATGAGGGAGTTTCTTGGTGATGACTATTATATGTGTAGATTTCAG AAACCTGGGGAAGTGGAAGAGGAATTTGCTTCTATTGATACTGCAAAAATCCTTATAGGATTTCTTTCTTCACGTGATACGTCCCCACCTCGCGTGCCCAAAGAGATTGGCTTTCATCAGGTCTTTGCGCAGTCACCAGCCACATTACCCTCATGGCTAACAGCGGAAGATGTGAATTATTTTGCTCAGAAATTAAACAAAACAGGCTTCACTGGAGGACTGAACTATTATCGTAATCTGGACAA AAACTGGGAGCTGACAGCACCATTTAGAGGATGCAAAATTCATGTTCCAACTAAGTTTATTGTGGGTGACCTGGACATTACATATCATGTTCCTGGAATCAAGGAGTATATTCACAATGGTGGTTTCAAGAAAGAAGTTCCTAATTTGCAGGAAGTTGTTGTAATGGAGGGAGTAGCTCATTTCATCAACCAAGAAAAGCCTGATGAAATAAGTGCCCACATTTATGATTTTATTCAGAAGTTTTGA